The Candidatus Poribacteria bacterium genome has a segment encoding these proteins:
- a CDS encoding nucleotidyltransferase produces MNAIDALLTREQIAAFCERWRIREFAVFGSALRDDFGPDSDLDVLVTYAPDAQWSLLDHVAMEEELSEVVGRSVDIVTRRAVERSENWIRREAMLGSAQVVYRGG; encoded by the coding sequence ACGCCATTGACGCGCTGCTCACGCGCGAACAGATCGCCGCGTTCTGCGAGCGCTGGCGGATCCGCGAGTTCGCCGTGTTCGGGTCCGCTCTGCGGGATGACTTCGGTCCGGACAGCGACCTCGACGTCCTGGTGACCTACGCGCCGGACGCCCAGTGGAGCCTGCTCGATCACGTCGCGATGGAAGAGGAGTTGAGCGAGGTCGTCGGACGTTCCGTCGACATCGTGACGCGCCGCGCCGTCGAGCGGAGCGAGAACTGGATTCGGCGCGAGGCGATGCTGGGCAGTGCGCAAGTGGTCTACCGCGGTGGATGA